The Pleuronectes platessa chromosome 23, fPlePla1.1, whole genome shotgun sequence genome contains a region encoding:
- the dthd1 gene encoding death domain-containing protein 1 produces the protein MDEAQSLHGGGEEDALHSSSTETTQGGEADRSARVHQEETVGRRRCTGGGGGEEAQTGGEERMLGPAEYEGRSGRDDELQLEEECKQKVLGVLRELRVFHSERVAAWREALTECACMLSRSPLGGGDLQDASTSGAGSNSFSDIFQSVSEDFKNLTQSLSTIVSKLEAEILRASADEDSAVDTVLQETRDPETSAPPEDGRNHPSLKDPLVSDCEREDEDERDQRSPSPNTEQTADTRFTSSSNMKETGGELEVKGQVGDNEEGCVSPVSQTDLLKETDEDAERTNVKVKEETKSEWTTVGLTGTMEDGQSHVPDACFIKGPVGAAEVLSCEIADALSCLMVTGAEELVSRVIRVKVQGQANFHFPVTLVVPFCARYRGSYRDVAVKIVDEERRASYVTPSTTEGTYGGQRGSFAEVRVYALGLFAVVSCLKRENYTVPRRGLSLKLSVDPRVCLSYLPGAFAAPVMAQTTIQPVDTVLLAAVKSRSEVYYPVASTSPLLHLAHPSSQPLRRPLTVTLPCPPNPERKRDVRGRGKQTERPHSGPVAPAWDQLASNRVSGLGASLKSPKETSKELLVVLVSRDKQWSVLERVTVRNLQNGLASFELTENCDRLLLVRLLSPLQPPHLTSLAERLEESLGCHAVTVVLQCRRDDPHAALVAALPGRDLSWELNKLRSQGYGGPLEASSDISMCEGDQLLLRFSGNITSTSTETQSPFDSVSSVCERLTFHTQRTNHLLVRLTEVDPFGNYSSPHYKGTAMFHKVTRGQLEWRGDGAALMDTKPPGDPVCALSLTLPKKVRSINRPVMARVKLCEETDSLSDSLLLWLAGELSAEEVAELVLSLRLRRSAAQLVRLRAGDSLTSQAFQVLATWRRGLPAAPHQLKASQLARCLAKSGRPDLARELLLRQAAATRQEKLT, from the exons ATGGATGAAGCCCAGTCTCTTCACGGCGGAGGGGAGGAGGACGCTCTCCACAGCTCGTCCACTGAGACTACTCAGGGAGGTGAAGCCGACAGATCAGCCAGGGTCCATCAGGAGGAGACTGTGGGTAGGAGGAGATGCACAGGTggaggcggaggagaggaggcgcagacgggaggagaagaaaggatgCTCGGTCCAGCAGAATATGAAGGGAGGAGTGGGAGAGATGATGAACTGCAGCTGGAAGAAGAATGCAAGCAAAAGGTTTTGGGTGTGCTGAGGGAGCTGAGAGTTTTTCATTCAGAGAGAGTGGCAGCATGGAGAGAGGCCCTCACAGAGTGTGCCTGCATGCTCAGTAGGTCTCCACTAGGGGGCGGTGATCTGCAGGATGCATCCACATCAG GAGCTGGTTCAAACTCCTTCAGTGATATTTTCCAGAGCGTGTCGGAGGACTTCAAGAACCTTACGCAAAGTCTGAGCACGATCGTTTCCAAACTGGAAGCAGAGATTCTCCGTGCATCTGCAGATGAAGACTCAGCTGTGGACACGGTGCTTCAGGAAACCAGAGACCCAGAAACCTCAGCTCCACCTGAAGACGGCAGGAACCACCCGAGCCTTAAGGATCCACTCGTCTCTGACTGTGAAcgggaggatgaggatgaacgGGATCAGAGGAGTCCGTCACCaaacactgaacaaacagcCGACACAAGATTCACCAGTTCCAGCAATATGAAGGAGACTGGGGGAGaactggaggtcaaaggtcaagtggGTGATAATGAGGAGGGCTGTGTGTCTCCAGTGAGTCAGACGGATTTACTGAAGGAGACGGACGAGGACGCAGAGAGGACGAATGTCAAGGTCAAAGAGGAGACAAAGAGCGAGTGGACCACTGTGGG GCTCACTGGTACAATGGAGGACGGCCAATCACATGTGCCAGACGCGTGTTTTATCAAAGGTCCCGTGGGAGCGGCTGAAGTCCTGAGCTGTGAAATAGCCGATGCCCTGAGCTGCCTCATGGTGACCGGGGCAGAGGAGCTGGTCAGCAGGGTGATCAGGGTCAAGGTTCAAGGCCAAGCCAACTTCCACTTCCCCGTGACCTTGGTCGTGCCCTTCTGCGCACGCTACCGGGGCAGCTACCGGGATGTGGCGGTGAAGATAGTCGacgaggagaggagggcgagTTACGTCACTCCTTCAACGACAGAGGGAACGTATGGAGGACAGAGG GGCTCATTTGCAGAAGTGAGGGTCTACGCCTTGGGCCTCTTTGCGGTGGTTTCCTGtctgaaaagagaaaactaCACAGTTCCCAGAAGGGGTCTGTCACTCAAGCTCTCCGTGGACCCCCGCGTTTGTCTCAGCTACCTCCCAGGGGCCTTCGCCGCTCCGGTGATGGCACAAACCACG ATCCAGCCCGTGGACACCGTCCTCCTGGCGGCCGTCAAGTCCAGAAGTGAGGTCTATTATCCGGTGGCGTCCACCAGCCCGCTGCTCCACCTCGCCCACCCGAGCTCGCAGCCCCTGAGGAGACCCCTCACCGTcaccctcccctgtcccccgaacccggagaggaagagggacgtGAGGGGACGGGGGAAACAGACGGAGCGTCCCCACAGTGGACCTGTCGCTCCAGCTTGGGATCAACTAGCTTCCAATAGAGTGAG tgGACTCGGTGCCTCCCTGAAGTCCCCGAAGGAAACGTCCAAAGAGCTGCTGGTGGTTCTGGTGTCGAGGGACAAGCAGTGGAGCGTCCTGGAGAGGGTGACAGTCAGGAACCTGCAGAACGGCCTGGCCTCCTTCGAGCTGACAGAGAACTGTGACAG ACTGCTGCTGGTccgcctcctctcccccctgcaGCCCCCCCACCTCACCTCCCTGGCCGAGCGGCTGGAGGAGTCGCTGGGCTGCCACGCCGTCACCGTCGTCCTCCAGTGCCGCCGAGACGACCCCCACGCGGCCCTGGTGGCGGCCCTGCCCGGCCGGGACCTCAGCTGGGAGCTGAACAAACTGAGGAGCCAGGGCTACGGGGGCCCGTTGGAGGCCTCGTCGGACATCTCCATGTGCGAGGGGGACCAGCTCCTGCTGCGGTTCAGCGGCAACATCACGTCCACAAGTACAGAAACACAGTCTCCTTttgattctgtctcttctgtatG CGAGAGACTCACCTTTCACACCCAGCGCACGAACCACCTCCTGGTGCGTCTGACCGAGGTGGACCCGTTTGGGAACTACAGCTCGCCTCACTACAAGGGGACGGCCATGTTTCACAAGGTCACCAGAGGTCAGCTGGAGTGGCGAGGGGACGGAGCCGCCCTGATGGACACGAAGCCGCCGGGAGACCCTGTGTGTGCTCTGTCTCTGACTTTACCCAAG AAAGTGCGGAGCATCAATCGACCCGTGATGGCGAGGGTGAAGTTATGTGAGGAGACGG aCTCCCTCTCAGACTCTCTTCTCCTGTGGTTGGCCGGCGAGCTCTCGGCGGAGGAGGTGGCCGAGCTGGTTCTGTCCCTGCGTCTCCGCCGCAGCGCTGCTCAGCTGGTGAGGCTGCGGGCCGGGGACAGCCTGACCTCCCAGGCCTTCCAGGTCCTGGCCACCTGGAGGAGGGGGCTGCCCGCCGCCCCGCACCAGCTCAAGGCCTCTCAGCTGGCTCGCTGCCTGGCCAAGAGCGGCCGGCCGGACCTGgccagagagctgctgctgagacaggcCGCAGCCACCAGACAGGAAAAACTGACATAG